In Streptomyces nojiriensis, the sequence GCTGCGCGTCGAGATACCGGTGCTGCCCGCCCGCGGCGGCGCCGCGCTCGTGCACCGACTGTTCGGCCCGCTCGGCTGGGACCTCGTCCAGGCCGAGGCCGTACCGCTCGACGAGCAGTTCCCGGAGTGGGGGGACTCGCGCTACGTACGGCTCGTCCTGGAGGGCGAACTGCGCCTGGCCGACGCCCTGCGGCAGCTCTACGTGCTGCTGCCGGTCCTCGACGACGCCAAGCACTACTGGATCTCGCCGGACGAGGTCGACAAGCTGCTGCGCGCCGGAGACGGCTGGCTCGCCACCCACCCCGAGAACGGGCTGATCACCTCCCGCTACCTGGCCCGCCACAAGCGGCTGACCCAGGACGCCAACGAGCGCCTGGAACTGGTCCGCCTCGCCGAGGCCGACGGCAGCGAGGTCGAGGAGATCGACAACGCGGTGGACGAGACCCGCGACACCGAGGAGCGGCCCGTGCCGCTCGCCGTGCACCGGCGCGAGGCGATCCTCGCCGCCCTGCGGCTCGCCGGCGCCCAGCGCGTGCTGGACCTCGGCTGCGGCCAGGGGCAGTTGCTCCAGGCACTGCTCGGGGACCCGGCGTACTCCGAGATCGTCGGCATGGACGTGTCCGTGCGGGCCCTGCAGATCGCGGCCCGGCGGCTGCGGCTGGACCGGATGGGCGAGCGGCAGAGCTCGCGCCTGAAACTCCTCCAGGGCTCGCTCGCGTACACCGACAAGCGGCTGGCCGGCTACGACGCGGCCGTGCTCAGCGAGGTCATCGAGCACCTGGACCCGGAGCGGCTGCCCGCGCTGGAGTACGCGGTCTTCGGCTCGGCCCGCCCCCGCACGGTCCTCGTCACCACCCCGAACGTCGAGTACAACGTGCGCTGGGAGACCCTGCCCGCCGGGCACGTCCGCCACGGCGACCACCGCTTCGAATGGAACCGCGAGGAGTTCCGCGCCTGGGCCGAGCAGGTCGCGCGGCGCCACGGCTACGGGGTCCGGTACGTGCCCGTCGGCGACGACGACCCGGAGGTCGGGCCGCCGACCCAGATGGCCGTCTTCACCCAGCACGACGGCAACGACACCACCGGCGCGACCGATGCCACCGACACGATCCGCACCACCGACACCCCGAAGGAGGGCGAGGCAGCATGACCGGCACCGAGACCGCCCGTACGCGCACACTTCCCGTCACCGACCTGTCCCTCGTCGTCCTGATCGGCGCCACCGGATCGGGCAAGTCCACCTTCGCCCGAAAGCACTTCAAGGCCACCGAGGTCATCTCCTCCGACTACTGCCGGGGCCTGGTCTGCGACGACGAGAACGACCAGAGCGCCAGCCGCGACGCCTTCGACGTCCTGCACTACATCGCGGGCAAGCGCCTGGCCGCGGGCCGCCTCACCGTCGTCGACGCCACCAGCGTGCAGGCCGACGCCCGCCGCACCCTGGTCCAGCTCGCCCGCGAGCACGACGTCCTGCCGATCGCCATCGTCCTCGACATGCCCGAGCAGGTCTGCGCCGAGCGCAACGCCGCCCGCCCCGACCGGGCCGGCCTGCCCCGCGCGGTCATCCAGCGGCACCGCCGCGACCTGCGGCGCTCGCTGCGCGGTCTGGAGCGCGAGGGCTTCCGCAAGGTCCACGTACTGCGCTCCGTCGAGGAGGCCGAGACCGCCGAGGTGGTCCTGGAGAAGCGGTTCAACGACCTCACCCACCTCACCGGCCCCTTCGACATCGTCGGTGACATCCACGGCTGTTCCTCCGAGCTGGAGACCCTGCTCACCAAGCTCGGCTACGAGGACGGGGTCCACCCCGAGGGCCGCACCGCCGTCTTCGTCGGCGACCTCGTCGACCGCGGCCCCGACAGCCCCGGCGTCCTGCGCCGCGTCATGGGCATGGTGAAGTCCGGCAACGCCCTGTGCGTGCCCGGGAACCACGAGAACAAGCTCGGCCGTTACCTGAAGGGGTCCAAGGTCCAGCGGACCCACGGCCTCGCCGAGACCATCGAGCAGCTGGAGGCGGAGCCGGAGGAGTTCGTCCAGGAGGTGAGGGAGTTCATCCGCGGCCTCGTCAGCCACTACGTCCTCGACGGCGGCAAGCTGGTGGTCTGCCACGCCGGACTGCCCGAGAAGTACCACGGCCGCACCTCCGGCCGGGTCCGCTCGCACGCCCTCTACGGGGAGACCACCGGCGAGACCGACGAGTTCGGCCTGCCCGTGCGCTACCCGTGGGCCGAGGACTACCGGGGCAAGGCCGTCGTCGTCTACGGCCACACCCCGGTCCCCGACACCACCTGGATCAACAACACCATCTGCCTCGACACCGGCGCCGTCTTCGGCGGCCGGATGACCGCCCTGCGCTGGCCCGAGCGCGAACTGGTCGACGTACCGGCCGAGAAGGTCTGGTACGAGCCGGTCAAGCCGCTCGTCGCCGAGGCGCCGGGCGGACACGACGGCCGCCCGCTCGACCTGGCGGACGTACACGGCCGCC encodes:
- a CDS encoding polynucleotide kinase-phosphatase; translated protein: MTGTETARTRTLPVTDLSLVVLIGATGSGKSTFARKHFKATEVISSDYCRGLVCDDENDQSASRDAFDVLHYIAGKRLAAGRLTVVDATSVQADARRTLVQLAREHDVLPIAIVLDMPEQVCAERNAARPDRAGLPRAVIQRHRRDLRRSLRGLEREGFRKVHVLRSVEEAETAEVVLEKRFNDLTHLTGPFDIVGDIHGCSSELETLLTKLGYEDGVHPEGRTAVFVGDLVDRGPDSPGVLRRVMGMVKSGNALCVPGNHENKLGRYLKGSKVQRTHGLAETIEQLEAEPEEFVQEVREFIRGLVSHYVLDGGKLVVCHAGLPEKYHGRTSGRVRSHALYGETTGETDEFGLPVRYPWAEDYRGKAVVVYGHTPVPDTTWINNTICLDTGAVFGGRMTALRWPERELVDVPAEKVWYEPVKPLVAEAPGGHDGRPLDLADVHGRRVVETRHLGNVNVREENAAAALEVMSRFAVDPRLVPYLPPTMAPTATSREEGYLEHPAEAFAQYRMDGIAQVVCEEKHMGSRATVLVCKDGDAARTRFGVDGPTGSVYTRTGRPFFKDPEVTEEVLTRLRSAVTDAGLWEELDTDWLLLDGELLPWSLKSTGLLRNQYAAVGAASGAVFPGALAALEAATARGVDTGELLERQRGRAADAAAFTDSYRRYCWTTDGLDGVRFAPFQLLAVAGRSLAAVPHDEQLFWLDRLVAADEATGTGLLRRTGRILVDTADEDSVRAGTDWWLELTAAGGEGMVVKPLQAYAEDGRGRLVQPGVKVRGREYLRIIYGPEYTRPGQLERLRERFLGHKRSLALREYALGLEALDRLAADEPLWRVHEAVFAVLALESEPVDPRL
- a CDS encoding 3' terminal RNA ribose 2'-O-methyltransferase Hen1 produces the protein MFLTISTTGSPERPADDLGYLLHKHPGKTQAFSTSHGTAHVFYPEASAERCTAALLLEVDPVALVRSGRGKGRGGSPDAALAQYVNDRPYAASSLLAVALGAVFRTALKGQCAARPELPEQARPLRVEIPVLPARGGAALVHRLFGPLGWDLVQAEAVPLDEQFPEWGDSRYVRLVLEGELRLADALRQLYVLLPVLDDAKHYWISPDEVDKLLRAGDGWLATHPENGLITSRYLARHKRLTQDANERLELVRLAEADGSEVEEIDNAVDETRDTEERPVPLAVHRREAILAALRLAGAQRVLDLGCGQGQLLQALLGDPAYSEIVGMDVSVRALQIAARRLRLDRMGERQSSRLKLLQGSLAYTDKRLAGYDAAVLSEVIEHLDPERLPALEYAVFGSARPRTVLVTTPNVEYNVRWETLPAGHVRHGDHRFEWNREEFRAWAEQVARRHGYGVRYVPVGDDDPEVGPPTQMAVFTQHDGNDTTGATDATDTIRTTDTPKEGEAA